Proteins found in one Venturia canescens isolate UGA chromosome 8, ASM1945775v1, whole genome shotgun sequence genomic segment:
- the LOC122415031 gene encoding double-stranded RNA-specific editase 1-like isoform X5, which yields MKPRLPQQQQQQQQQQQQQQQQQQQQQQQAPPTPRLKPILKQSSLPSSIAGGTPTTGSAQPAVTPSPVPPPTTTITAAAAAPATPAAAATAESKTTDSSGTTQQGPTTKDGDDSRWAEDDSSKWADTDEHGAWMDTEDGQQERPKWRRFKKLAGNKPNKKLKRLRMNQRLRKALMPKNAIMVLNEMKAGVHFTFPETQAIMPNSLFLVHAELEGKIYVGQGLSKPLARQNAAENALKCLLLEKMTAAAMKERVDTDGESTTTNATPMETGTATGTGDESGQDQSQAAKEENGGEDGAEENDDVPWSSLASFALYKLFLEWQNQGTVVPIPRPGVPAPTKNRAEPKPSTEKQLPPNAADIHPVMLLNQMRPGTTYTEVGRIGTPPNIQFTLGVEINGNTYTGAAKNKKDAKKMAAKEALKALYNLDYPEEIKIDTADGAAH from the exons ATGAAGCCAAGGCTgccgcagcagcagcaacaacaacaacaacaacaacaacaacaacaacaacagcagcagcaacaacagcaacaagcTCCTCCGACTCCACGATTGAAACCTATACTGAAACAAAGTAGCCTGCCATCCAGCATTGCAGGAGGAACACCAACTACTGGCAGTGCCCAGCCGGCTGTGACGCCATCACCGGTGCCACCACCTACCACAACCATTACAGCAGCCGCAGCTGCTCCTGCTactcctgctgctgctgctactgcAGAATCTAAGACTACTGATTCTTCAGGAACAACACAACAAGGGCCAACTACTAAGGATGGTGATGATTCTCGATGGGCTGAAGATGATTCGAGCAAGTGGGCCGATACTGACGAACATGGAGCATGGATGGATACCGAAGATGGCCAACAGGAACGACCCAAATGGAGAAGATTCAAGAAACTCGCAGGCA ACAAACCGAACAAGAAGCTCAAAAGGCTGCGTATGAATCAAAGACTCCGCAAAGCTCTCATGCCAAAGAATGCGATAATGGTgttgaacgaaatgaaagcTGGTGTGCACTTCACTTTCCCGGAGACTCAGGCAATAATGCCTAATTCGTTGTTCCTCGTTCATGCCGAGCTCGAAGGAAAAATTTACGTTGGTCAAGGTCTATCGAAACCGCTTGCTCGTCAGAACGCCGCTGAAAATGCTCTCAAGTGTTTGCTCCTTGAGAAAATGACTGCTGCAGCTATGAAAGAACGCGTCGATACCGACGGTGAGTCGACCACGACAAATGCAACGCCGATGGAGACAGGAACGGCGACAGGAACGGGCGACGAGTCCGGACAAGATCAGTCACAGGCAGCCAAGGAAGAAAACGGAGGGGAGGATGGAGCCGAGGAAAACGACGACGTACCTTGGAGCTCTCTGGCCAGTTTCGCCCTGTACAAACTCTTCCTCGAGTGGCAAAATCAGGGAACCGTTGTTCCTATACCACGACCGGGCGTTCCAGCTCCTACCAAAAACCGAGCGGAGCCAAAACCATCTACCGAAAAGCAGTTGCCACCAAACGCTGCCGACATCCATCCCGTCATGTTGCTCAACCAGATGAGACCCGGCACGACTTACACAGAAGTCGGACGCATCGGGACTCCGCCCAACATACAATTCACCCTTGGAGTCGAAATCAACGGCAACACGTACACTGGAGCTG cgaagaataaaaaagatgcGAAAAAGATGGCTGCCAAAGAAGCTCTCAAGGCCCTCTACAACCTCGATTATcccgaggaaataaaaatcgatactGCTGATGGAGCAGcacattga
- the LOC122415031 gene encoding double-stranded RNA-specific editase 1-like isoform X3 — translation MYTRSRSSTGGPGFGNGRGQMNSGNANNYQASNSPSGQSAPQHQQGMKPRLPQQQQQQQQQQQQQQQQQQQQQQQAPPTPRLKPILKQSSLPSSIAGGTPTTGSAQPAVTPSPVPPPTTTITAAAAAPATPAAAATAESKTTDSSGTTQQGPTTKDGDDSRWAEDDSSKWADTDEHGAWMDTEDGQQERPKWRRFKKLAGNKPNKKLKRLRMNQRLRKALMPKNAIMVLNEMKAGVHFTFPETQAIMPNSLFLVHAELEGKIYVGQGLSKPLARQNAAENALKCLLLEKMTAAAMKERVDTDGESTTTNATPMETGTATGTGDESGQDQSQAAKEENGGEDGAEENDDVPWSSLASFALYKLFLEWQNQGTVVPIPRPGVPAPTKNRAEPKPSTEKQLPPNAADIHPVMLLNQMRPGTTYTEVGRIGTPPNIQFTLGVEINGNTYTGAAKNKKDAKKMAAKEALKALYNLDYPEEIKIDTADGAAH, via the exons CCATCAGGCCAGTCAGCACCGCAACATCAGCAGGGTATGAAGCCAAGGCTgccgcagcagcagcaacaacaacaacaacaacaacaacaacaacaacaacagcagcagcaacaacagcaacaagcTCCTCCGACTCCACGATTGAAACCTATACTGAAACAAAGTAGCCTGCCATCCAGCATTGCAGGAGGAACACCAACTACTGGCAGTGCCCAGCCGGCTGTGACGCCATCACCGGTGCCACCACCTACCACAACCATTACAGCAGCCGCAGCTGCTCCTGCTactcctgctgctgctgctactgcAGAATCTAAGACTACTGATTCTTCAGGAACAACACAACAAGGGCCAACTACTAAGGATGGTGATGATTCTCGATGGGCTGAAGATGATTCGAGCAAGTGGGCCGATACTGACGAACATGGAGCATGGATGGATACCGAAGATGGCCAACAGGAACGACCCAAATGGAGAAGATTCAAGAAACTCGCAGGCA ACAAACCGAACAAGAAGCTCAAAAGGCTGCGTATGAATCAAAGACTCCGCAAAGCTCTCATGCCAAAGAATGCGATAATGGTgttgaacgaaatgaaagcTGGTGTGCACTTCACTTTCCCGGAGACTCAGGCAATAATGCCTAATTCGTTGTTCCTCGTTCATGCCGAGCTCGAAGGAAAAATTTACGTTGGTCAAGGTCTATCGAAACCGCTTGCTCGTCAGAACGCCGCTGAAAATGCTCTCAAGTGTTTGCTCCTTGAGAAAATGACTGCTGCAGCTATGAAAGAACGCGTCGATACCGACGGTGAGTCGACCACGACAAATGCAACGCCGATGGAGACAGGAACGGCGACAGGAACGGGCGACGAGTCCGGACAAGATCAGTCACAGGCAGCCAAGGAAGAAAACGGAGGGGAGGATGGAGCCGAGGAAAACGACGACGTACCTTGGAGCTCTCTGGCCAGTTTCGCCCTGTACAAACTCTTCCTCGAGTGGCAAAATCAGGGAACCGTTGTTCCTATACCACGACCGGGCGTTCCAGCTCCTACCAAAAACCGAGCGGAGCCAAAACCATCTACCGAAAAGCAGTTGCCACCAAACGCTGCCGACATCCATCCCGTCATGTTGCTCAACCAGATGAGACCCGGCACGACTTACACAGAAGTCGGACGCATCGGGACTCCGCCCAACATACAATTCACCCTTGGAGTCGAAATCAACGGCAACACGTACACTGGAGCTG cgaagaataaaaaagatgcGAAAAAGATGGCTGCCAAAGAAGCTCTCAAGGCCCTCTACAACCTCGATTATcccgaggaaataaaaatcgatactGCTGATGGAGCAGcacattga
- the LOC122415031 gene encoding double-stranded RNA-specific editase 1-like isoform X2, with translation MNSGNANNYQASNSYNPQGGNYAQSNYKPGLIEPSAPFKPSGQSAPQHQQGMKPRLPQQQQQQQQQQQQQQQQQQQQQQQAPPTPRLKPILKQSSLPSSIAGGTPTTGSAQPAVTPSPVPPPTTTITAAAAAPATPAAAATAESKTTDSSGTTQQGPTTKDGDDSRWAEDDSSKWADTDEHGAWMDTEDGQQERPKWRRFKKLAGNKPNKKLKRLRMNQRLRKALMPKNAIMVLNEMKAGVHFTFPETQAIMPNSLFLVHAELEGKIYVGQGLSKPLARQNAAENALKCLLLEKMTAAAMKERVDTDGESTTTNATPMETGTATGTGDESGQDQSQAAKEENGGEDGAEENDDVPWSSLASFALYKLFLEWQNQGTVVPIPRPGVPAPTKNRAEPKPSTEKQLPPNAADIHPVMLLNQMRPGTTYTEVGRIGTPPNIQFTLGVEINGNTYTGAAKNKKDAKKMAAKEALKALYNLDYPEEIKIDTADGAAH, from the exons TACAATCCGCAAGGCGGAAATTATGCGCAGTCCAACTACAAGCCTGGACTAATTGAGCCTTCGGCGCCGTTCAAGCCATCAGGCCAGTCAGCACCGCAACATCAGCAGGGTATGAAGCCAAGGCTgccgcagcagcagcaacaacaacaacaacaacaacaacaacaacaacaacagcagcagcaacaacagcaacaagcTCCTCCGACTCCACGATTGAAACCTATACTGAAACAAAGTAGCCTGCCATCCAGCATTGCAGGAGGAACACCAACTACTGGCAGTGCCCAGCCGGCTGTGACGCCATCACCGGTGCCACCACCTACCACAACCATTACAGCAGCCGCAGCTGCTCCTGCTactcctgctgctgctgctactgcAGAATCTAAGACTACTGATTCTTCAGGAACAACACAACAAGGGCCAACTACTAAGGATGGTGATGATTCTCGATGGGCTGAAGATGATTCGAGCAAGTGGGCCGATACTGACGAACATGGAGCATGGATGGATACCGAAGATGGCCAACAGGAACGACCCAAATGGAGAAGATTCAAGAAACTCGCAGGCA ACAAACCGAACAAGAAGCTCAAAAGGCTGCGTATGAATCAAAGACTCCGCAAAGCTCTCATGCCAAAGAATGCGATAATGGTgttgaacgaaatgaaagcTGGTGTGCACTTCACTTTCCCGGAGACTCAGGCAATAATGCCTAATTCGTTGTTCCTCGTTCATGCCGAGCTCGAAGGAAAAATTTACGTTGGTCAAGGTCTATCGAAACCGCTTGCTCGTCAGAACGCCGCTGAAAATGCTCTCAAGTGTTTGCTCCTTGAGAAAATGACTGCTGCAGCTATGAAAGAACGCGTCGATACCGACGGTGAGTCGACCACGACAAATGCAACGCCGATGGAGACAGGAACGGCGACAGGAACGGGCGACGAGTCCGGACAAGATCAGTCACAGGCAGCCAAGGAAGAAAACGGAGGGGAGGATGGAGCCGAGGAAAACGACGACGTACCTTGGAGCTCTCTGGCCAGTTTCGCCCTGTACAAACTCTTCCTCGAGTGGCAAAATCAGGGAACCGTTGTTCCTATACCACGACCGGGCGTTCCAGCTCCTACCAAAAACCGAGCGGAGCCAAAACCATCTACCGAAAAGCAGTTGCCACCAAACGCTGCCGACATCCATCCCGTCATGTTGCTCAACCAGATGAGACCCGGCACGACTTACACAGAAGTCGGACGCATCGGGACTCCGCCCAACATACAATTCACCCTTGGAGTCGAAATCAACGGCAACACGTACACTGGAGCTG cgaagaataaaaaagatgcGAAAAAGATGGCTGCCAAAGAAGCTCTCAAGGCCCTCTACAACCTCGATTATcccgaggaaataaaaatcgatactGCTGATGGAGCAGcacattga
- the LOC122415031 gene encoding double-stranded RNA-specific editase 1-like isoform X1, whose product MYTRSRSSTGGPGFGNGRGQMNSGNANNYQASNSYNPQGGNYAQSNYKPGLIEPSAPFKPSGQSAPQHQQGMKPRLPQQQQQQQQQQQQQQQQQQQQQQQAPPTPRLKPILKQSSLPSSIAGGTPTTGSAQPAVTPSPVPPPTTTITAAAAAPATPAAAATAESKTTDSSGTTQQGPTTKDGDDSRWAEDDSSKWADTDEHGAWMDTEDGQQERPKWRRFKKLAGNKPNKKLKRLRMNQRLRKALMPKNAIMVLNEMKAGVHFTFPETQAIMPNSLFLVHAELEGKIYVGQGLSKPLARQNAAENALKCLLLEKMTAAAMKERVDTDGESTTTNATPMETGTATGTGDESGQDQSQAAKEENGGEDGAEENDDVPWSSLASFALYKLFLEWQNQGTVVPIPRPGVPAPTKNRAEPKPSTEKQLPPNAADIHPVMLLNQMRPGTTYTEVGRIGTPPNIQFTLGVEINGNTYTGAAKNKKDAKKMAAKEALKALYNLDYPEEIKIDTADGAAH is encoded by the exons TACAATCCGCAAGGCGGAAATTATGCGCAGTCCAACTACAAGCCTGGACTAATTGAGCCTTCGGCGCCGTTCAAGCCATCAGGCCAGTCAGCACCGCAACATCAGCAGGGTATGAAGCCAAGGCTgccgcagcagcagcaacaacaacaacaacaacaacaacaacaacaacaacagcagcagcaacaacagcaacaagcTCCTCCGACTCCACGATTGAAACCTATACTGAAACAAAGTAGCCTGCCATCCAGCATTGCAGGAGGAACACCAACTACTGGCAGTGCCCAGCCGGCTGTGACGCCATCACCGGTGCCACCACCTACCACAACCATTACAGCAGCCGCAGCTGCTCCTGCTactcctgctgctgctgctactgcAGAATCTAAGACTACTGATTCTTCAGGAACAACACAACAAGGGCCAACTACTAAGGATGGTGATGATTCTCGATGGGCTGAAGATGATTCGAGCAAGTGGGCCGATACTGACGAACATGGAGCATGGATGGATACCGAAGATGGCCAACAGGAACGACCCAAATGGAGAAGATTCAAGAAACTCGCAGGCA ACAAACCGAACAAGAAGCTCAAAAGGCTGCGTATGAATCAAAGACTCCGCAAAGCTCTCATGCCAAAGAATGCGATAATGGTgttgaacgaaatgaaagcTGGTGTGCACTTCACTTTCCCGGAGACTCAGGCAATAATGCCTAATTCGTTGTTCCTCGTTCATGCCGAGCTCGAAGGAAAAATTTACGTTGGTCAAGGTCTATCGAAACCGCTTGCTCGTCAGAACGCCGCTGAAAATGCTCTCAAGTGTTTGCTCCTTGAGAAAATGACTGCTGCAGCTATGAAAGAACGCGTCGATACCGACGGTGAGTCGACCACGACAAATGCAACGCCGATGGAGACAGGAACGGCGACAGGAACGGGCGACGAGTCCGGACAAGATCAGTCACAGGCAGCCAAGGAAGAAAACGGAGGGGAGGATGGAGCCGAGGAAAACGACGACGTACCTTGGAGCTCTCTGGCCAGTTTCGCCCTGTACAAACTCTTCCTCGAGTGGCAAAATCAGGGAACCGTTGTTCCTATACCACGACCGGGCGTTCCAGCTCCTACCAAAAACCGAGCGGAGCCAAAACCATCTACCGAAAAGCAGTTGCCACCAAACGCTGCCGACATCCATCCCGTCATGTTGCTCAACCAGATGAGACCCGGCACGACTTACACAGAAGTCGGACGCATCGGGACTCCGCCCAACATACAATTCACCCTTGGAGTCGAAATCAACGGCAACACGTACACTGGAGCTG cgaagaataaaaaagatgcGAAAAAGATGGCTGCCAAAGAAGCTCTCAAGGCCCTCTACAACCTCGATTATcccgaggaaataaaaatcgatactGCTGATGGAGCAGcacattga
- the LOC122415031 gene encoding double-stranded RNA-specific editase 1-like isoform X4 yields MNSGNANNYQASNSPSGQSAPQHQQGMKPRLPQQQQQQQQQQQQQQQQQQQQQQQAPPTPRLKPILKQSSLPSSIAGGTPTTGSAQPAVTPSPVPPPTTTITAAAAAPATPAAAATAESKTTDSSGTTQQGPTTKDGDDSRWAEDDSSKWADTDEHGAWMDTEDGQQERPKWRRFKKLAGNKPNKKLKRLRMNQRLRKALMPKNAIMVLNEMKAGVHFTFPETQAIMPNSLFLVHAELEGKIYVGQGLSKPLARQNAAENALKCLLLEKMTAAAMKERVDTDGESTTTNATPMETGTATGTGDESGQDQSQAAKEENGGEDGAEENDDVPWSSLASFALYKLFLEWQNQGTVVPIPRPGVPAPTKNRAEPKPSTEKQLPPNAADIHPVMLLNQMRPGTTYTEVGRIGTPPNIQFTLGVEINGNTYTGAAKNKKDAKKMAAKEALKALYNLDYPEEIKIDTADGAAH; encoded by the exons CCATCAGGCCAGTCAGCACCGCAACATCAGCAGGGTATGAAGCCAAGGCTgccgcagcagcagcaacaacaacaacaacaacaacaacaacaacaacaacagcagcagcaacaacagcaacaagcTCCTCCGACTCCACGATTGAAACCTATACTGAAACAAAGTAGCCTGCCATCCAGCATTGCAGGAGGAACACCAACTACTGGCAGTGCCCAGCCGGCTGTGACGCCATCACCGGTGCCACCACCTACCACAACCATTACAGCAGCCGCAGCTGCTCCTGCTactcctgctgctgctgctactgcAGAATCTAAGACTACTGATTCTTCAGGAACAACACAACAAGGGCCAACTACTAAGGATGGTGATGATTCTCGATGGGCTGAAGATGATTCGAGCAAGTGGGCCGATACTGACGAACATGGAGCATGGATGGATACCGAAGATGGCCAACAGGAACGACCCAAATGGAGAAGATTCAAGAAACTCGCAGGCA ACAAACCGAACAAGAAGCTCAAAAGGCTGCGTATGAATCAAAGACTCCGCAAAGCTCTCATGCCAAAGAATGCGATAATGGTgttgaacgaaatgaaagcTGGTGTGCACTTCACTTTCCCGGAGACTCAGGCAATAATGCCTAATTCGTTGTTCCTCGTTCATGCCGAGCTCGAAGGAAAAATTTACGTTGGTCAAGGTCTATCGAAACCGCTTGCTCGTCAGAACGCCGCTGAAAATGCTCTCAAGTGTTTGCTCCTTGAGAAAATGACTGCTGCAGCTATGAAAGAACGCGTCGATACCGACGGTGAGTCGACCACGACAAATGCAACGCCGATGGAGACAGGAACGGCGACAGGAACGGGCGACGAGTCCGGACAAGATCAGTCACAGGCAGCCAAGGAAGAAAACGGAGGGGAGGATGGAGCCGAGGAAAACGACGACGTACCTTGGAGCTCTCTGGCCAGTTTCGCCCTGTACAAACTCTTCCTCGAGTGGCAAAATCAGGGAACCGTTGTTCCTATACCACGACCGGGCGTTCCAGCTCCTACCAAAAACCGAGCGGAGCCAAAACCATCTACCGAAAAGCAGTTGCCACCAAACGCTGCCGACATCCATCCCGTCATGTTGCTCAACCAGATGAGACCCGGCACGACTTACACAGAAGTCGGACGCATCGGGACTCCGCCCAACATACAATTCACCCTTGGAGTCGAAATCAACGGCAACACGTACACTGGAGCTG cgaagaataaaaaagatgcGAAAAAGATGGCTGCCAAAGAAGCTCTCAAGGCCCTCTACAACCTCGATTATcccgaggaaataaaaatcgatactGCTGATGGAGCAGcacattga